From one Acidimicrobiales bacterium genomic stretch:
- a CDS encoding response regulator transcription factor, giving the protein MRVLVAEDDTGLRDVLERGLRENGYVVDAVADGDRAIAFLRTYEYEVAVLDWRMPGTSGIDVLRDARRRGLSVPVLMLTARDAPSDRVTGLDEGADDYLVKPFDFGELLARIRALQRRPPATHPPQLVVGDVVFEPATRRATVASTEPALTATELSILEILMRRSPAVVDRRSIAVHVWDEEADALGSNTIDVHLARLRAKLAGAGARIETVRGIGYRMVPLEEPGTGSSA; this is encoded by the coding sequence GTGAGGGTCCTGGTCGCCGAGGACGATACGGGCCTGCGCGACGTGCTCGAGCGTGGCCTGCGCGAGAACGGCTACGTCGTCGATGCGGTGGCCGACGGCGACCGGGCCATCGCCTTCCTCCGGACCTACGAGTACGAGGTGGCCGTGCTCGACTGGCGTATGCCGGGGACCTCGGGGATCGACGTCCTGCGCGACGCCCGCCGCCGCGGCCTGTCGGTGCCGGTCCTGATGCTGACGGCCCGGGACGCCCCGAGCGACCGCGTCACCGGCCTCGACGAAGGCGCCGACGACTACCTCGTGAAGCCGTTCGACTTCGGGGAGCTCCTGGCGCGCATCCGGGCGCTGCAGCGCCGTCCGCCGGCGACACACCCACCACAGCTCGTCGTGGGGGACGTCGTGTTCGAGCCGGCGACTCGCCGGGCGACGGTGGCGTCGACCGAGCCGGCGCTCACCGCCACGGAACTGTCCATCCTCGAGATCCTGATGCGGCGGTCCCCGGCGGTCGTCGACCGCCGGTCGATCGCGGTCCACGTATGGGACGAGGAGGCCGACGCCCTCGGATCGAACACGATCGACGTCCACCTCGCCCGGCTGCGGGCCAAGCTGGCGGGGGCCGGCGCGCGGATCGAGACGGTCCGGGGCATCGGGTACCGCATGGTGCCGCTCGAGGAGCCCGGGACGGGGAGCTCCGCATGA
- a CDS encoding HAMP domain-containing sensor histidine kinase — MSAPDSPGRSRLASAARVAAVATLLIAVVYVGVVAVLDVIVFDRQVHQVDARLRDHLRVAVATVDPTAANADTYTSGELDDAPVFYWRAATAGARPLPLGDAPVLPPGAWTRDGRPVTATVGTSSFRTMSIRSGAGWLIAGQSVAEANHARGVLVISEAIAGPVLLVATFLGLLVIGLKASSPVELARRRQLEFTADASHELRTPLSVIDAEISLALGAPRQADQYREVLDRISNESGRLRRIVEDLLFLARFDSEPAPPGAEPVDLAAVAAGCADRFGSVAVARAVEIVVRRHGDGPTAINAPPEWVDRLAGVLVDNACRHAGTGGAVHIVVGTHGARVSLAVEDSGPGIPPGDRDRLFDRFHRSTEAGGAAGLGLAIADSIVRSTGGRWRIGDASIGGARMEVVWHRSRSHARDQGIVNRDAPSPRPATGPTGPRAADRAGPR; from the coding sequence ATGAGTGCGCCGGACTCGCCCGGCCGCTCGCGACTGGCCTCGGCGGCGCGCGTGGCGGCGGTGGCGACGCTGCTGATCGCGGTGGTGTACGTGGGCGTGGTCGCCGTGCTCGACGTGATCGTCTTCGACCGACAGGTGCACCAGGTCGACGCGCGACTGCGCGACCACCTGCGGGTGGCGGTGGCGACCGTCGATCCCACGGCCGCAAACGCCGACACGTACACGAGCGGGGAACTCGACGACGCCCCCGTCTTCTACTGGCGCGCCGCCACCGCCGGCGCCAGACCCCTCCCGCTCGGCGACGCCCCCGTGTTGCCCCCGGGCGCGTGGACGCGCGACGGCCGCCCCGTCACCGCCACCGTGGGCACCAGCTCGTTCCGCACGATGTCGATACGCTCGGGGGCCGGTTGGCTCATCGCCGGACAGAGCGTGGCCGAGGCCAACCACGCCCGTGGGGTCCTGGTGATCAGCGAGGCGATCGCCGGGCCGGTCCTGCTCGTGGCCACCTTCCTCGGCCTCCTCGTCATCGGGCTCAAGGCCTCCTCGCCCGTCGAGCTCGCCCGCCGGCGGCAGCTCGAGTTCACGGCGGACGCCTCGCACGAGCTGCGGACCCCGCTGAGCGTCATCGACGCCGAGATCAGCCTGGCGCTCGGTGCGCCGCGCCAGGCCGACCAGTACCGGGAGGTCCTCGACCGGATCAGCAACGAGAGCGGCCGGCTCCGCCGCATCGTCGAGGACCTCCTCTTCCTCGCCCGCTTCGACTCCGAGCCGGCTCCCCCCGGCGCGGAGCCCGTGGACCTCGCCGCCGTCGCCGCCGGCTGCGCGGACCGCTTCGGGTCGGTGGCGGTCGCCCGCGCCGTGGAGATCGTCGTGCGCCGCCACGGCGACGGGCCGACCGCCATCAACGCCCCGCCGGAGTGGGTCGACCGCCTGGCAGGGGTCCTGGTCGACAACGCCTGCCGCCACGCCGGCACGGGGGGAGCCGTCCACATCGTGGTGGGCACCCACGGCGCCCGGGTGAGCCTGGCGGTCGAGGACAGCGGGCCCGGCATCCCTCCCGGCGACCGCGACCGGCTGTTCGACCGGTTCCACCGCTCCACCGAGGCGGGGGGCGCGGCGGGCCTCGGGCTCGCCATCGCCGACTCGATCGTCCGCTCGACCGGCGGGCGGTGGCGCATCGGCGACGCGTCGATCGGCGGGGCGCGCATGGAAGTCGTGTGGCACCGCTCCCGCTCGCATGCGCGGGATCAGGGGATCGTCAACCGAGATGCGCCGTCGCCCAGGCCAGCCACGGGCCCGACCGGCCCACGAGCAGCAGACCGAGCAGGACCCCGATGA
- a CDS encoding 4-(cytidine 5'-diphospho)-2-C-methyl-D-erythritol kinase produces MSAPADGARSRARLTMPAPAKLTLSLRVTGVRHDGYHLLDAEMVSIDLVDTLTFEPGAGISVVDDVVGSLGVGLVPTGPDNLVARALALAGRSAAVRIVKRIPTGAGLGGGSADAAAVLRWAQVTDLHEAARVGADVPFCVWGGRARVTGVGETVEPLAFEDRRFVLLLPPIAVDTGAVYKAWDDRRARPGGDGTGEAAAAAEGGNDLEDAAIDVVPVLAHWRDRLGELTGQRPRLAGSGSAWFVEGEPDGLGLDGREFLVMKDDRAPLVAVRTVPAFDRR; encoded by the coding sequence GTGAGCGCCCCGGCCGACGGGGCACGCTCCAGGGCGCGGCTGACCATGCCGGCCCCGGCCAAGCTGACCCTCTCGCTGCGGGTGACCGGGGTCCGCCACGACGGCTACCACCTGCTCGACGCCGAGATGGTGTCGATCGACCTCGTCGACACGCTCACCTTCGAGCCCGGGGCGGGCATCTCGGTGGTCGACGACGTGGTGGGCTCGCTCGGTGTCGGCCTCGTGCCCACCGGGCCCGACAACCTGGTGGCCCGTGCCCTCGCCCTCGCCGGCCGCAGCGCGGCGGTGCGCATCGTGAAGCGCATCCCGACGGGAGCGGGCCTCGGGGGCGGCTCCGCCGACGCCGCCGCCGTGCTGCGATGGGCGCAGGTCACCGATCTCCACGAGGCGGCCCGCGTCGGCGCGGACGTCCCCTTCTGCGTCTGGGGCGGGCGGGCACGGGTCACGGGGGTGGGGGAGACCGTCGAGCCCCTCGCCTTCGAGGACCGTCGGTTCGTGCTCCTGCTGCCGCCGATCGCCGTCGACACCGGCGCCGTCTACAAGGCGTGGGACGACCGGCGGGCGCGTCCGGGAGGCGACGGCACGGGCGAGGCGGCGGCGGCGGCCGAGGGTGGCAACGACCTCGAGGACGCCGCCATCGACGTCGTCCCCGTGCTGGCCCACTGGCGCGACCGGCTGGGCGAGCTCACCGGGCAACGGCCGCGGCTGGCGGGCAGCGGGTCGGCGTGGTTCGTGGAGGGGGAGCCCGACGGCCTCGGCCTCGACGGCCGGGAGTTCCTCGTGATGAAGGACGACCGGGCCCCGCTGGTGGCGGTGCGGACGGTCCCTGCGTTCGACCGCCGCTGA
- the rsmA gene encoding 16S rRNA (adenine(1518)-N(6)/adenine(1519)-N(6))-dimethyltransferase RsmA, translating to MTLSRRQVEELLGTHGLRPSRALGQNFVVDANTVRRIARMSGVGPGARVVEIGAGLGALTLALADTGATVVAVELDRHLTPLLRAQVEPVGARVVEADALTLDWGALLAASEPVGAERAGPDGLSASWTMVANLPYNVAVPVVLRVLDEAPTVASMLVMVQREVGERLAAAPGGKAYGAVSVKVAYHATARVVGRVPASVFVPRPKVESALVRIDRRPSVAVDPGTVPAARLFALVRAGFAHRRKMLRRALAGTVPAEVFAAAGIDPEARAESLSVEEWGRLAACLPGDGGP from the coding sequence GTGACGTTGTCGCGCCGGCAGGTCGAAGAGCTCCTCGGCACCCATGGCCTGCGCCCGAGCCGGGCCCTCGGCCAGAACTTCGTGGTGGACGCCAACACCGTCCGCCGCATCGCCCGCATGTCCGGGGTCGGGCCGGGGGCGCGCGTCGTCGAGATCGGCGCCGGGCTCGGGGCGTTGACGCTGGCGCTGGCCGACACCGGTGCGACCGTCGTGGCCGTGGAGCTCGACCGTCATCTGACCCCCTTGCTCCGCGCCCAGGTGGAGCCCGTGGGGGCGCGCGTCGTCGAGGCCGACGCGTTGACCCTCGACTGGGGAGCGCTGCTCGCAGCCTCCGAACCGGTGGGCGCCGAGCGGGCCGGGCCGGACGGGCTGTCGGCGTCGTGGACGATGGTGGCGAACCTTCCGTACAACGTGGCCGTCCCTGTCGTGCTGCGCGTCCTCGACGAGGCGCCCACGGTGGCGTCGATGTTGGTCATGGTGCAGCGCGAAGTCGGTGAGCGCCTCGCCGCCGCGCCGGGCGGCAAGGCCTACGGTGCGGTGTCGGTGAAGGTGGCGTACCACGCCACGGCGCGCGTCGTCGGCCGCGTCCCGGCGTCGGTGTTCGTGCCGCGGCCGAAGGTGGAGTCGGCGCTGGTGCGCATCGACCGGCGGCCGTCGGTGGCCGTCGACCCCGGTACCGTCCCTGCCGCCCGGCTGTTCGCGCTGGTGCGGGCCGGGTTCGCCCACCGGCGCAAGATGCTCCGCCGGGCGCTCGCCGGCACCGTCCCGGCCGAGGTGTTCGCCGCGGCGGGCATCGACCCCGAGGCCCGCGCCGAGAGCCTCTCGGTGGAGGAATGGGGAAGACTGGCGGCATGCCTGCCCGGGGACGGCGGTCCGTGA
- a CDS encoding septal ring lytic transglycosylase RlpA family protein gives MVVVPLLLLATPGRAPSPTARHHAATKATHARADATLSRGSSSLPVSIAFADLVESVGPTLPATAAAVATSPVRVLHVSLRPALPATTTTAAPARASSPPTPAAPRPTPPVTSVPATTAPRAPTPTAPPPPQHTTTGQASWYPAAPGTCASPGLAFGTVVTVTDLADGASTRCTVDDREATTTGRVIDLSESTFSQLASPSVGVVEVRLTW, from the coding sequence CACCAGGACGCGCCCCATCGCCGACAGCCCGACACCACGCCGCCACCAAGGCGACGCACGCGCGGGCCGACGCCACGTTGTCACGTGGATCGTCGTCGCTGCCCGTCTCCATCGCGTTCGCGGATCTCGTCGAGTCGGTGGGGCCGACGCTCCCTGCGACCGCCGCGGCTGTCGCCACCTCGCCCGTGCGGGTGCTGCACGTGTCGTTGCGGCCCGCGCTCCCCGCCACCACGACGACCGCCGCTCCGGCTCGGGCGTCCTCGCCCCCGACGCCGGCGGCGCCGAGACCCACGCCGCCGGTCACCTCGGTGCCGGCCACCACGGCGCCCCGGGCCCCGACGCCGACGGCGCCACCGCCCCCGCAGCACACCACGACGGGCCAGGCGTCGTGGTACCCGGCCGCGCCGGGCACCTGCGCCAGCCCCGGCTTGGCGTTCGGCACGGTCGTGACGGTCACGGACCTCGCCGACGGGGCGTCGACGCGCTGTACCGTCGACGACCGCGAGGCGACCACCACGGGGCGGGTGATCGACCTCTCCGAGTCCACGTTCTCCCAGCTGGCCAGCCCGTCGGTGGGCGTCGTCGAGGTGCGCCTGACCTGGTGA
- a CDS encoding alpha/beta fold hydrolase: MRTVRVAVAVVAVGALGTAVSLAVASSPGHARSPGRKPGTATTAPARAAPHSTVASATSPAPTTTGPIPTTTAPAGGVATPTYAVADQTFTLVDPTRPTPARGSVPVSAGRVLRTVVRRPAGLAGPLPLVVFAHGYATDPETYEPLLDAWAAAGYLVVAPDCPGSASDGPGTPVQDYAAQARDLSFVISAILNGNAGPVQADQVEPGQIVVAGHSDGGTAVTIMALNPAYADPRVKAYVNMAGQIPTDVPGPWASSPVSGALLVAVGDRDQYGNLALSTAMFAAARMPKALLVVPGGDHLGTFVASSAVAAQVRAATVRFLGAVFASSTRSFTPSQLGQAVRGTGPSPPFTVTTAD; the protein is encoded by the coding sequence GTGCGCACGGTCCGGGTGGCGGTAGCCGTCGTGGCCGTCGGCGCCCTCGGCACCGCCGTCTCCCTGGCGGTGGCCTCGTCGCCGGGCCACGCCCGTTCCCCCGGCAGGAAGCCGGGGACCGCCACGACGGCGCCGGCCCGGGCCGCGCCCCACTCGACGGTGGCGTCGGCCACGAGCCCGGCCCCCACGACCACCGGCCCCATCCCGACCACGACGGCTCCGGCCGGCGGGGTGGCGACGCCGACGTACGCGGTGGCGGACCAGACCTTCACGCTCGTGGACCCGACGCGCCCGACGCCGGCTCGGGGGTCGGTGCCGGTGTCGGCTGGACGCGTGCTGCGGACAGTCGTCCGTCGCCCCGCGGGCCTCGCCGGTCCACTCCCCCTCGTCGTCTTCGCCCACGGGTACGCCACCGACCCCGAGACCTACGAGCCCCTGCTCGACGCGTGGGCGGCGGCGGGGTACCTGGTGGTGGCGCCCGACTGCCCGGGATCGGCGAGCGACGGGCCCGGCACGCCCGTCCAGGACTACGCGGCGCAGGCCCGGGACCTGTCCTTCGTGATCAGCGCCATCCTGAACGGGAACGCCGGACCGGTCCAAGCCGACCAGGTCGAGCCCGGCCAGATCGTCGTCGCCGGGCACAGCGACGGCGGGACGGCCGTCACCATCATGGCGCTCAACCCCGCCTATGCCGACCCCCGCGTGAAGGCGTACGTCAACATGGCGGGGCAGATCCCGACAGACGTCCCCGGCCCCTGGGCATCGAGCCCGGTGTCGGGCGCGCTGCTGGTGGCGGTGGGCGATCGCGACCAGTACGGCAACCTCGCCCTGTCGACGGCGATGTTCGCCGCGGCCCGCATGCCGAAGGCCTTGCTGGTCGTGCCGGGCGGCGACCACCTCGGCACCTTCGTGGCGTCGTCGGCCGTCGCCGCGCAGGTGCGCGCCGCCACGGTGCGATTCCTGGGCGCCGTCTTCGCCTCGAGCACCCGCTCGTTCACCCCCTCGCAACTGGGGCAGGCGGTACGGGGAACGGGCCCCTCACCCCCGTTCACCGTGACCACCGCCGATTGA
- a CDS encoding AURKAIP1/COX24 domain-containing protein: MGSLIKKRRKRMRKKKHKKMLKATRWQRRAAGK; the protein is encoded by the coding sequence ATGGGATCCCTGATCAAGAAGCGCCGCAAGCGGATGCGCAAGAAGAAGCACAAGAAGATGCTGAAGGCCACCCGCTGGCAACGGCGGGCAGCCGGCAAGTAG
- a CDS encoding VOC family protein — MGHRLVAVDHVQLAMPPGGEAGARVFYAGLLGLEERPKPPALAARGGCWFSNDRVTLHLGAEDGFRPARKAHPALLVEELDALCAALGSAGCEVRFDGEVPGVRRCYVDDPFGNRIELIEA, encoded by the coding sequence GTGGGTCACCGGCTCGTGGCCGTCGACCATGTCCAGTTGGCCATGCCCCCGGGCGGCGAGGCTGGCGCCCGGGTGTTCTACGCCGGGCTCCTCGGGTTGGAGGAGCGCCCCAAGCCGCCCGCCCTGGCGGCCCGGGGCGGGTGTTGGTTCTCGAACGACCGGGTGACGCTGCATCTGGGCGCCGAGGACGGTTTCCGGCCGGCGCGCAAGGCCCACCCCGCGCTGCTCGTCGAGGAGCTCGACGCCCTGTGCGCGGCGCTCGGGTCCGCCGGCTGCGAGGTGCGGTTCGACGGGGAGGTGCCCGGGGTTCGGCGGTGCTACGTCGACGACCCCTTCGGCAACCGGATCGAGCTGATCGAGGCGTGA
- a CDS encoding Rieske 2Fe-2S domain-containing protein → MVRWRDAWARYGPVPGATTMAGWALLPLRAFLGFTFTFAGLQKLANPGFFDASNPASIQSQLTAAARRSPIHGLVAHLVHVAVPLGVFIALGEVAIGVATLVGLWTRLAAGAGMLLSFGLFLTISFHASPYYTGSDIVFVFAWTPLLVAGAGGVLSADAVSTDLARRDAGAGPASLVPLPFETVQQICGSYDRGTCKARKRAPCEPMPCPYLARGPHTAPRPDKDAIDRRAFTIRGMVAGAVAVAAVLGAGLAAGLGRLVGGATQRSGAPTLGSSAAASSTTAAPSTSTTAGSPTSSSTPASTTPVKQPSGTRIGAASVVPVGGAASFQDPSSGDPSLVVQPTAGKFIAFDAVCPHAGCIVEYSGSDGKFICPCHGSVFNGRTGNVEQGPAATGLGRITIAKGSDGQLYVS, encoded by the coding sequence ATGGTCCGGTGGCGGGACGCGTGGGCGCGCTACGGGCCGGTGCCGGGCGCCACCACCATGGCCGGATGGGCGCTGCTTCCCCTGCGCGCCTTCCTCGGGTTCACGTTCACCTTCGCCGGGCTCCAGAAGCTCGCCAACCCGGGTTTCTTCGACGCCTCGAACCCCGCCTCCATCCAGTCGCAGCTGACGGCGGCCGCCCGGCGCAGCCCCATCCACGGTCTCGTGGCGCACCTCGTGCATGTGGCCGTGCCGCTCGGTGTGTTCATCGCGCTGGGCGAGGTCGCCATCGGGGTGGCGACGCTGGTCGGCCTGTGGACGCGCCTCGCCGCCGGAGCGGGCATGCTCCTGTCGTTCGGGCTGTTCCTGACCATCAGCTTCCACGCGAGCCCGTACTACACGGGGTCCGACATCGTCTTCGTCTTCGCCTGGACACCCCTGCTCGTCGCCGGCGCCGGTGGCGTGCTGTCAGCCGACGCGGTGTCGACCGACCTCGCTCGCCGGGACGCCGGCGCGGGCCCGGCGTCCCTGGTCCCGCTCCCGTTCGAGACCGTCCAGCAGATCTGTGGCTCGTACGACCGGGGGACATGCAAGGCGAGGAAGCGTGCGCCGTGCGAGCCCATGCCGTGTCCGTACCTCGCGCGTGGGCCCCACACCGCGCCCCGACCGGACAAGGACGCCATCGACCGGCGCGCCTTCACCATCCGGGGGATGGTGGCCGGTGCCGTGGCGGTGGCGGCCGTCCTCGGCGCCGGCCTGGCGGCCGGGCTCGGGCGGCTCGTCGGCGGTGCCACCCAACGGTCGGGCGCACCGACGCTGGGAAGCTCGGCGGCGGCAAGTTCCACCACGGCGGCTCCGAGCACGTCCACCACGGCGGGATCGCCGACGTCGTCGAGCACCCCGGCGAGCACCACGCCGGTCAAGCAACCGTCGGGCACCCGGATCGGCGCCGCCAGTGTCGTGCCCGTCGGAGGAGCGGCGTCGTTCCAGGACCCGAGCTCGGGCGACCCGTCGCTCGTGGTGCAACCGACGGCCGGGAAGTTCATCGCCTTCGACGCGGTGTGCCCCCATGCCGGCTGCATCGTCGAGTACTCGGGCTCCGACGGGAAGTTCATCTGCCCGTGCCACGGGTCGGTGTTCAACGGTCGCACCGGCAACGTCGAGCAGGGCCCGGCGGCGACCGGCCTGGGGCGCATCACCATCGCCAAGGGCTCCGACGGCCAGCTCTACGTCTCCTGA